The proteins below come from a single Triticum aestivum cultivar Chinese Spring chromosome 5D, IWGSC CS RefSeq v2.1, whole genome shotgun sequence genomic window:
- the LOC123119221 gene encoding cationic amino acid transporter 2, vacuolar gives MGADEAGPGGGGGIRVLLRRKQVDSDRARAAGGQQLAKELSITQLIAIGVGSTVGAGVYVLVGTVAREHSGPALTLSFLIAGIAAALSAFCYAELASRCPSAGSAYHYSYICVGEGVAWLIGWALILEYTIGGSAVARGISPNLALFFGGPNSLPWILARHELPWLDVVVDPCAAALVFLVTALLCVGIKESTFVQGIVTVLNCCVMLFVIIAGSYIGFQTGWVGYKVSGGFLPYGVNGMLAGSATVFFAYIGFDSVASTAEEVRNPQRDLPLGIATSLTICCSLYMLVSVVIVGLVPYFAMDPDTPISSAFARHGMQWAMYLVTSGAVLALCSTLMGSLLPQPRILMAMARDGLLPSFFSDVSEKTQVPVKSTIITGICAASLAFFMDVSQLAGMVSVGTLLAFTIVAVSILILRYVPPDEVPLPSSLQTSFRLSQECDEEKVGSPLGDGNHEQGTSEIKDVIVVESINDPLIEKQLYANKLDELNRRKTAARSIASVCVGVLILTASASVTFLPFLVMCLFCVFGGLLLLAGLGMLSWIDQDDGRHSFGHSGGFICPFVPLLPVMCILINTYLLINLGGGTWMRVGVWLVMGVFVYIFYGRTHSLLTDVVYVSLAQANEIYGSSSSSAFVA, from the exons ATGGGCGCCGAcgaggcggggccgggcggcggcggcgggatccgggtGCTCCTGCGGCGGAAGCAGGTGGACTCCGACCGGGCCCGCGCCGCCGGCGGCCAGCAGCTCGCCAAGGAGCTCTCCATCACGCAGCTCATCGCTATCG GCGTCGGTTCGACGGTTGGAGCCGGAGTCTACGTTCTCGTGGGGACGGTTGCCCGGGAGCACTCTGGCCCGGCACTGACGCTCTCGTTTCTGATCGCCGGAATAGCGGCTGCGCTTTCCGCTTTCTGTTACGCGGAGCTTGCTAGCCGCTGCCCTTCCGCGGGAAGCGCCTACCACTACTCGTACATCTGCGTTGGCGAAGG GGTTGCATGGTTGATCGGCTGGGCTCTCATACTGGAGTATACAATTGGCGGATCAGCCGTTGCCCGCGGCATATCACCCAATCTA GCGTTATTTTTTGGAGGACCAAATAGTCTGCCATGGATTCTAGCACGCCATGAGCTCCCATGGttagatgttgttgttgatccttgTGCTGCTGCCTTGGTTTTCCTTGTCACTGCCCTGTTATGCGTCGGGATAAAAGAG AGTACATTCGTGCAAGGAATTGTGACAGTCCTGAACTGCTGCGTGATGCTATTTGTTATTATAGCCGGCAGTTACATTGGATTCCAAACAGGATGGGTCGGCTACAAGGTGTCTGGCGG ATTTCTGCCATATGGGGTGAATGGAATGCTTGCTGGATCAGCGACAGTTTTCTTTGCCTACATAGGCTTTGATTCAGTTGCGAGCACCGCTGAGGAG GTGAGGAATCCACAACGGGATCTGCCGCTGGGAATAGCCACGTCATTGACGATTTGCTGTTCCTTGTATATGCTGGTTTCAGTTGTTATTGTCGGTCTGGTGCCATACTTTGCTATGGACCCAGATACCCCTATTTCATCCGCCTTCGCGAGGCATGGGATGCAGTGGGCAAT GTACCTTGTAACATCTGGTGCCGTTCTCGCTCTCTGCTCAACCTTGATGGGATCACTTCTGCCACAGCCAAGGATATTGATGGCCATGGCGAGAGATGGGCtgttgccatccttcttctctgaTGTTAGCGAAAAGACACAAGTTCCTGTCAAGAGCACAATCATAACTGGCATCTGCGCGGCTTCTCTGGCTTTCTTCATGGATGTTTCACAACTAGCAGGAATG GTCAGTGTAGGCACGCTCCTCGCGTTCACCATAGTCGCCGTCTCCATTTTGATCCTCAGATATGTTCCTCCAGATGAGGTACCCCTGCCATCCTCTCTGCAAACGTCGTTCCGCTTAAGCCAAGAATGTGATGAGGAAAAGGTGGGGAGTCCTCTTGGAGATGGGAACCATGAACAGGGGACGTCTGAGATTAAGGATGTGATCGTAGTAGAATCAATCAATGACCCTCTTATTGAGAAGCAGCTATATGCAA ACAAATTGGATGAGTTAAACCGGCGGAAAACCGCTGCTCGCAGCATAGCATCTGTATGCGTAGGGGTGCTAATCCTGACGGCTTCAGCTTCTGTAACGTTCCTGCCATT CCTGGTGATGTGCTTATTCTGCGTGTTTGGTGGCCTGCTCCTCCTAGCTGGTCTCGGAATGCTCTCCTGGATCGACCAGGACGACGGAAGGCACTCATTTGGTCACTCTGGAG GATTCATCTGCCCGTTTGTTCCGCTGCTGCCGGTGATGTGCATTCTCATAAACACATACTTGCTCATAAATCTAGG GGGTGGCACGTGGATGCGGGTCGGGGTATGGCTGGTGATGGGGGTCTTCGTGTACATTTTCTACGGCCGGACCCACAGCTTGCTGACGGATGTCGTGTACGTCTCCCTGGCTCAGGCAAACGAGATATACGGTTCTTCCTCTTCGTCAGCGTTTGTGGCCTAG
- the LOC123119222 gene encoding uncharacterized protein, which yields MSLKNFGISDACLATLSSQDIDFSASPKMPDRKLGSVDDDQKILEEAEEPTPPQIETYEQDDNAFQGMIRASKEEYDKLPPYMKTLASWEELHDAVSKLNAYFGGDKAQGSLNQDDVASIGLGRKGRSYLLILMRLNQLAMETIDGSIFYNLRKNDS from the exons ATGTCACTAAAGAATTTTGGGATTTCTGATGCTTGTCTGGCTACCCTGTCCTCTCAAG ATATTGATTTTTCTGCAAGCCCAAAGATGCCTGACAGAAAACTTGGAAG TGTTGATGATGACCAAAAGATCTTGGAGGAAGCTGAAGAACCCACACCTCCCCAAATTGAAACCTATGAGCAAGATG ACAATGCTTTCCAAGGAATGATAAGGGCGTCGAAGGAGGAGTACGATAAACTTCCTCCTTACATGAAGACTCTTGCATCATGGGAG GAATTGCATGACGCCGTTTCAAAACTAAATGCATACTTTGGTGGTGATAAGGCTCAGGGAAGTTTAAATCAGGATGATGTTGCATCAATCGGCTTGG GGCGCAAAGGAAGATCCTACTTGTTGATCCTTATGCGGTTGAATCAACTGGCTATGGAGACGATTGATGGCTCAATCTTCTACAACCTACGCAAGAACGACTCCTAG